In Salmo salar chromosome ssa24, Ssal_v3.1, whole genome shotgun sequence, the following proteins share a genomic window:
- the LOC106585513 gene encoding TBC1 domain family member 10A isoform X1, protein MAKIENGRQSADSRRIRTISSNHMDDESSLGSDSEINGFTNDRHTDKYGFIGGAQQYSEESAQDVPPEVLRQREVKWLDMLSNWDKWMVKRHKKVRLRCQKGIPPSLRGRAWLYLSGGKVKREQNRGKFEELDSQAGDPKELDVIEKDLHRQFPFHEMFVSRGGHGQQDLFRVLKAYTLYRPEEGYCQAQAPIAAVLLMHMPAEDAFWGLVQICEKYLPGYYSAGLEAIQLDGEILYALTRRVSPLTYRHLEKHKIEAILYMTEWFMCAFSRTLPWASVLRVWDMFLCDGVKIIFRVGLVLLKCMLGTREKLKACQGQYETMELLRAIEPRYMQEGFLVREVLDVPVSERDIESEHHVQLKRWRKNHGELHWKSPPRMHGARAIMASEPPSHQDLRQNPTIIVESPLPPPQPTPQLQKGEKKGKEEKKKGSMKKTHPPVTEIPNPYNLPGDPKLPLRDPQLPLRDPQLTLRDSPVQKPLVNDTPLPNTPKDSHLPQQPALNDQPALNDQPVFNDQSLLKESPLQKSRQSLSSTEADHQDTYL, encoded by the exons ATGGCTAAAATAGAGAATGGTCGCCAGTCGGCCGACTCGAGAAGAatcaggaccattagtagcaatcATATGGACGACGAGAGCTCCCTTGGCTCAGACTCCGAGATCAACGGCTTTACCAACGACAGGCACACTGATAAATATGGATTTATTGGAGGGGCGCAACAGTATTCAGAAGAATC gGCTCAGGATGTCCCTCCAGAGGTGCTGAGGCAGCGAGAGGTCAAATGGCTAGACATGCTGAGCAACTGGGACAAATGGATGGTCAAGAGACACAAAAAG GTGAGACTGCGGTGCCAGAAAGGAATCCCTCCCTCACTGCGAGGCCGTGCTTGGCTCTACCTGTCAGGAGGAAAAGTGAAGAGGGAACAGAACCGGGGGAAGTTCGAG GAGCTGGACAGTCAGGCTGGAGACCCAAAAGAGCTGGATGTGATTGAGAAAGACCTGCACAGACAGTTCCCCTTCCATGAGATGTTTGTATCACGAGGCGGCCACGG acagcaggaCCTGTTCCGTGTTCTGAAGGCCTACACGCTGTACAGGCCAGAGGAGGGCTACTGTCAAGCCCAGGCCCCCATtgctgctgtgctgctcatgcacaTGCCTGCTGAG GATGCATTCTGGGGGCTGGTCCAAATTTGTGAGAAGTACCTCCCAGGATACTACAGTGCAGGGCTG gaggccatCCAGTTAGATGGAGAGATCCTGTATGCTTTGACGCGGCGTGTCTCCCCCCTAACCTACCGCCACCTGGAGAAACATAAAATAGAGGCCATCCTCTACATGACAGAGTGGTTCATGTGTGCCTTTTCCCGCACCCTGCCCTGGGCCTCAGTACTCCGTGTCTGGGACATGTTCCTCTGTGACG GTGTGAAGATAATTTTCCGGGTGGGCCTGGTGCTGCTGAAGTGCATGCTGGGTACTCGTGAGAAGCTGAAGGCGTGTCAGGGCCAGTATGAGACCATGGAGCTGCTGAGGGCCATAGAGCCACGCTACATGCAGGAGGGCTTCCTCGTCCGGGAG GTTCTGGATGTGCCTGTGTCAGAGCGGGACATTGAGAGCGAGCACCATGTTCAGCTGAAGCGCTGGAGGAAGAACCATGGTGAGCTCCACTGGAAGTCCCCTCCCAGAATGCACGGTGCCAGGGCTATCATGGCCTCGGAGCCTCCCAGTCACCAGGACCTTCGTCAGAACCCCACCATCATCGTCGAGTCGCCCCTGCCTCCCCCTCAGCCCACCCCTCAGCTGCagaagggagagaagaagggcaaagaggagaagaagaaaggaAGTATGAAGAAAACCCATCCTCCTGTCACGGAGATCCCCAACCCTTATAATTTACCTGGTGACCCTAAGCTTCCACTCAGAGATCCTCAGCTTCCACTCAGAGATCCTCAGCTTACTCTGAGAGACTCACCAGTACAGAAGCCCCTCGTCAATGACACACCCCTCCCAAacacacctaaagactctcacctGCCCCAACAACCAGCTCTTAATGACCAACCAGCCCTCAACGACCAACCAGTCTTTAACGACCAGTCTCTTCTCAAAGAGTCGCCCCTCCAGAAGTCCAGACAGAGCCTGAGTAGCACAGAGGCAGATCATCAGGACACATACCTGTAG
- the LOC106585510 gene encoding splicing factor 3A subunit 1 isoform X1 produces the protein MPPGPVQIVQLEPNRADESTEETPATKPIVGIIYPPPEVRNIVDKTASFVARNGPEFEARIRQNEINNPKFNFLNPNDPYHAYYRHKVNEFKEGKGQEPSAAVPKVMQQQALQNSQQLPQKVQAQVIHETVVPKEPPPEFEFIADPPSISAFDLDVVKLTAQFVARNGRQFLTQLMQKEQRNYQFDFLRPQHSLFNYFTKLVEQYTKILIPPKGLLIKLKRESENPRDVLDQVRYRVEWAKFQERERKKEEEEREKERVSYAQIDWHDFVVVETVDFQPNEQGHFPPPTTPEELGARILTQERYDKFGESEEVEMEVESEDEEDDEREERDDGRPTQPDQDTQLQDMDEGSDDEEDGKAPLPPDNPMPPPLPPTPDQVIIRKDYDPKASKPQPPAKTLDEYLISPITGERIQASKMQEHMRIGLLDPRWLEQRDRGIRERQIEDEVYAPGMDIESSLKQLAERRTDIFGVEETAIGKKIGEEEIQKPEEKVTWDGHSGSMARTQQAAQANITLQEQIEAIHKAKGLVQEDESKEKIGPSKPELYHHHQSPLISSAPLLPKPSPPMNTMARAPPSMPPPVRTTLLSAVPVIPRPPMAPVQMRLAPGQVLTPMPPMMHAPRINVVPMPQPPHMMAPRPPPMVVPTSFVPAPPVPQPPRPDPQPPSHPPPRHDDEPASKKMKTEDNLIPEEDFLRIYKGSVSVKVQVPNMQDKTEWKLSGQSLNFTVPLTDQVSVIKVKIHEATGMPAGKQKLQYEGIFIKDSNSLAYYNMNNGSVIHLALKERGGRKK, from the exons ATGCCGCCTGGGCCTGTACAAATTGTTCAACTGGAGCCCAACAGG GCAGATGAGTCAACAGAGGAAACCCCAGCAACGAAACCCATAGTTGGGATCATCTATCCACCTCCTGAGGTCCGAAACATCGTCGACAAGACTGCCAGTTTTGTAGCCAG GAATGGACCAGAGTTCGAGGCAAGGATCCGTCAGAATGAGATCAACAACCCAAAGTTCAACTTCCTGAACCCTAACGACCCTTACCATGCTTACTACCGCCACAAAGTCAATGAATTCAAGGAGGGCAAGGGCCAGGAGCCGTCTGCGGCCGTACCGAAGGTCATGCAGCAGCAGGCCCTGCAGAACTCACAGCAGCTTCCTCAAAAG GTGCAGGCTCAAGTGATTCATGAGACAGTGGTGCCAAAGGAGCCTCCACCTGAGTTTGAGTTCATTGCTGACCCTCCTTCAATCTCAGCATTCGACCTGGATGTTGTTAAGCTGACAGCCCAGTTTGTTGCTCGCAACGGGCGCCAGTTCCTCACACAGCTCATGCAGAAAGAACAGCGAAACTACCAGTTTGACTTCCTGCGACCTCAACACAGCCTCTTCAACTACTTCACCAAGCTGGTGGAGCAGTACACTAAG ATTCTGATCCCTCCCAAGGGACTTCTGATAAAGCTGAAAAGAGAGTCTGAGAACCCCAGGGATGTGCTGGACCAG GTGAGGTACCGTGTTGAATGGGCGAAGTTCCAGGAGCGTGAaaggaagaaggaggaggaggagcgggagAAAGAACGTGTGTCCTACGCCCAAATTGACTGGCATGACTTTGTAGTGGTGGAGACCGTGGACTTTCAGCCTAATGAACAAG GCCACTTCCCCCCACCCACCACACCTGAGGAGCTAGGAGCTCGCATCCTGACCCAGGAGCGTTATGACAAGtttggagagagtgaggaggtggagatggaggtTGAAAGTGAGGATGAGGAGGACGATGAGCGGGAGGAGCGGGATGATGGGCGTCCCACACAGCCTGATCAGGACACACAGCTGCAAGACATGGATGAG GGTTCTGATGACGAGGAAGATGGCAAGGCACCATTGCCCCCAGACAACCCCATGCCACCCCCACTGCCCCCTACTCCAGACCAGGTCATTATCCGCAAGGACTATGACCCCAAAG CCTCCAAGCCACAGCCTCCAGCCAAGACTCTGGATGAGTACCTCATCTCTCCCATCACGGGTGAGAGGATCCAAGCCAGTAAGATGCAGGAGCACATGCGCATTGGGCTACTGGATCCCCGCTGGCTGGAGCAGAGGGACCGGGGCATCAGAGAGAGGCAAATCGAGGACGAGGTTTACGCCCCTGGCATGGACATTGAGAGCAGCCTGAAACAGTTGGCTGAGAGGCGTACTGATATCTTTGGCGTGGAGGAGACAGCCATCGGTAAGAAGATTGGAGAAGAGGAGATCCAGAAGCCTGAGGAGAAG GTGACCTGGGATGGACACTCTGGCAGCATGGCGCGTACTCAGCAAGCAGCACAGGCCAACATCACCCTACAGGAGCAGATTGAGGCCATTCACAAGGCCAAGGGACTGGTGCAGGAGGATGAAAGCAAAGAGAAGATTGGACCGAGCAAGCCTGAGCTTTACCATCATCACCAATCACCCCTTATCTCCTCTGCCCCCCTTCTGCCCAAACCCAGTCCTCCAATGAACACGATGGCTCGAGCCCCTCCTTCC ATGCCGCCCCCTGTACGCACCACTCTCCTGTCAGCTGTGCCTGTGATTCCACGGCCCCCCATGGCCCCTGTGCAGATGCGCCTGGCCCCAGGGCAGGTTCTAACACCCATGCCTCCCATGATGCATGCTCCCCGCATCAACGTGGTACCCATGCCCCAACCACCTCACATGATGGCCCCCAGACCACCCCCCATGGTGGTACCAACTT CATTTGTCCCTGCCCCTCCTGTCCCGCAGCCCCCCCGCCCTGACCCGCAGCCACCTTCCCACCCACCCCCACGCCATGATGATGAGCCTGCCAGCAAGAAGATGAAGACAGAGGACAACCTTATACCAGAGGAGGATTTCCTCCGCATATACAAG gGTTCAGTGTCGGTCAAAGTACAAGTTCCCAACATGCAGGACAAGACGGAATGGAAGCTAAGTGGACAATCGCTCAATTTCACTGTCCCACTCACAGATCAG GTATCTGTTATTAAAGTCAAAATCCATGAAGCAACCGGCATGCCAGCTGGAAAACAAAAGCTACAGTATGAG GGAATTTTCATCAAAGATTCCAACTCGCTGGCCTACTACAACATGAACAACGGTTCAGTCATACACCTGGCACtgaaggagagaggtgggagaaagAAGTGA
- the LOC106585510 gene encoding splicing factor 3A subunit 1 isoform X2, with translation MPPGPVQIVQLEPNRADESTEETPATKPIVGIIYPPPEVRNIVDKTASFVARNGPEFEARIRQNEINNPKFNFLNPNDPYHAYYRHKVNEFKEGKGQEPSAAVPKVMQQQALQNSQQLPQKAQVIHETVVPKEPPPEFEFIADPPSISAFDLDVVKLTAQFVARNGRQFLTQLMQKEQRNYQFDFLRPQHSLFNYFTKLVEQYTKILIPPKGLLIKLKRESENPRDVLDQVRYRVEWAKFQERERKKEEEEREKERVSYAQIDWHDFVVVETVDFQPNEQGHFPPPTTPEELGARILTQERYDKFGESEEVEMEVESEDEEDDEREERDDGRPTQPDQDTQLQDMDEGSDDEEDGKAPLPPDNPMPPPLPPTPDQVIIRKDYDPKASKPQPPAKTLDEYLISPITGERIQASKMQEHMRIGLLDPRWLEQRDRGIRERQIEDEVYAPGMDIESSLKQLAERRTDIFGVEETAIGKKIGEEEIQKPEEKVTWDGHSGSMARTQQAAQANITLQEQIEAIHKAKGLVQEDESKEKIGPSKPELYHHHQSPLISSAPLLPKPSPPMNTMARAPPSMPPPVRTTLLSAVPVIPRPPMAPVQMRLAPGQVLTPMPPMMHAPRINVVPMPQPPHMMAPRPPPMVVPTSFVPAPPVPQPPRPDPQPPSHPPPRHDDEPASKKMKTEDNLIPEEDFLRIYKGSVSVKVQVPNMQDKTEWKLSGQSLNFTVPLTDQVSVIKVKIHEATGMPAGKQKLQYEGIFIKDSNSLAYYNMNNGSVIHLALKERGGRKK, from the exons ATGCCGCCTGGGCCTGTACAAATTGTTCAACTGGAGCCCAACAGG GCAGATGAGTCAACAGAGGAAACCCCAGCAACGAAACCCATAGTTGGGATCATCTATCCACCTCCTGAGGTCCGAAACATCGTCGACAAGACTGCCAGTTTTGTAGCCAG GAATGGACCAGAGTTCGAGGCAAGGATCCGTCAGAATGAGATCAACAACCCAAAGTTCAACTTCCTGAACCCTAACGACCCTTACCATGCTTACTACCGCCACAAAGTCAATGAATTCAAGGAGGGCAAGGGCCAGGAGCCGTCTGCGGCCGTACCGAAGGTCATGCAGCAGCAGGCCCTGCAGAACTCACAGCAGCTTCCTCAAAAG GCTCAAGTGATTCATGAGACAGTGGTGCCAAAGGAGCCTCCACCTGAGTTTGAGTTCATTGCTGACCCTCCTTCAATCTCAGCATTCGACCTGGATGTTGTTAAGCTGACAGCCCAGTTTGTTGCTCGCAACGGGCGCCAGTTCCTCACACAGCTCATGCAGAAAGAACAGCGAAACTACCAGTTTGACTTCCTGCGACCTCAACACAGCCTCTTCAACTACTTCACCAAGCTGGTGGAGCAGTACACTAAG ATTCTGATCCCTCCCAAGGGACTTCTGATAAAGCTGAAAAGAGAGTCTGAGAACCCCAGGGATGTGCTGGACCAG GTGAGGTACCGTGTTGAATGGGCGAAGTTCCAGGAGCGTGAaaggaagaaggaggaggaggagcgggagAAAGAACGTGTGTCCTACGCCCAAATTGACTGGCATGACTTTGTAGTGGTGGAGACCGTGGACTTTCAGCCTAATGAACAAG GCCACTTCCCCCCACCCACCACACCTGAGGAGCTAGGAGCTCGCATCCTGACCCAGGAGCGTTATGACAAGtttggagagagtgaggaggtggagatggaggtTGAAAGTGAGGATGAGGAGGACGATGAGCGGGAGGAGCGGGATGATGGGCGTCCCACACAGCCTGATCAGGACACACAGCTGCAAGACATGGATGAG GGTTCTGATGACGAGGAAGATGGCAAGGCACCATTGCCCCCAGACAACCCCATGCCACCCCCACTGCCCCCTACTCCAGACCAGGTCATTATCCGCAAGGACTATGACCCCAAAG CCTCCAAGCCACAGCCTCCAGCCAAGACTCTGGATGAGTACCTCATCTCTCCCATCACGGGTGAGAGGATCCAAGCCAGTAAGATGCAGGAGCACATGCGCATTGGGCTACTGGATCCCCGCTGGCTGGAGCAGAGGGACCGGGGCATCAGAGAGAGGCAAATCGAGGACGAGGTTTACGCCCCTGGCATGGACATTGAGAGCAGCCTGAAACAGTTGGCTGAGAGGCGTACTGATATCTTTGGCGTGGAGGAGACAGCCATCGGTAAGAAGATTGGAGAAGAGGAGATCCAGAAGCCTGAGGAGAAG GTGACCTGGGATGGACACTCTGGCAGCATGGCGCGTACTCAGCAAGCAGCACAGGCCAACATCACCCTACAGGAGCAGATTGAGGCCATTCACAAGGCCAAGGGACTGGTGCAGGAGGATGAAAGCAAAGAGAAGATTGGACCGAGCAAGCCTGAGCTTTACCATCATCACCAATCACCCCTTATCTCCTCTGCCCCCCTTCTGCCCAAACCCAGTCCTCCAATGAACACGATGGCTCGAGCCCCTCCTTCC ATGCCGCCCCCTGTACGCACCACTCTCCTGTCAGCTGTGCCTGTGATTCCACGGCCCCCCATGGCCCCTGTGCAGATGCGCCTGGCCCCAGGGCAGGTTCTAACACCCATGCCTCCCATGATGCATGCTCCCCGCATCAACGTGGTACCCATGCCCCAACCACCTCACATGATGGCCCCCAGACCACCCCCCATGGTGGTACCAACTT CATTTGTCCCTGCCCCTCCTGTCCCGCAGCCCCCCCGCCCTGACCCGCAGCCACCTTCCCACCCACCCCCACGCCATGATGATGAGCCTGCCAGCAAGAAGATGAAGACAGAGGACAACCTTATACCAGAGGAGGATTTCCTCCGCATATACAAG gGTTCAGTGTCGGTCAAAGTACAAGTTCCCAACATGCAGGACAAGACGGAATGGAAGCTAAGTGGACAATCGCTCAATTTCACTGTCCCACTCACAGATCAG GTATCTGTTATTAAAGTCAAAATCCATGAAGCAACCGGCATGCCAGCTGGAAAACAAAAGCTACAGTATGAG GGAATTTTCATCAAAGATTCCAACTCGCTGGCCTACTACAACATGAACAACGGTTCAGTCATACACCTGGCACtgaaggagagaggtgggagaaagAAGTGA
- the LOC123730368 gene encoding coiled-coil domain-containing protein 157-like produces the protein MTHLLGRQDCVESLRRDLIDLQGAVLDVFSRTGPVRFPSWKFPDKLSCNLDLVSLLEQYDFVDGEEEFNQHSHIVLLELVIDR, from the coding sequence ATGACACATCTCTTAGGACGTCAGGACTGCGTTGAAAGCCTCCGGAGAGATTTAATAGATCTTCAAGGTGCTGTTCTCGATGTCTTCTCTAGGACAGGCCCAGTTCGATTCCCCTCCTGGAAGTTCCCAGATAAGCTTTCATGCAATCTGGACCTGGTGTCGCTATTAGAACAATACGACTTTGTTGATGGGGAAGAGGAATTCAATCAGCATTCACATATTGTTTTGCTGGAGTTGGTGATTGACAGGTAA
- the LOC106585513 gene encoding TBC1 domain family member 10A isoform X2 → MLSNWDKWMVKRHKKVRLRCQKGIPPSLRGRAWLYLSGGKVKREQNRGKFEELDSQAGDPKELDVIEKDLHRQFPFHEMFVSRGGHGQQDLFRVLKAYTLYRPEEGYCQAQAPIAAVLLMHMPAEDAFWGLVQICEKYLPGYYSAGLEAIQLDGEILYALTRRVSPLTYRHLEKHKIEAILYMTEWFMCAFSRTLPWASVLRVWDMFLCDGVKIIFRVGLVLLKCMLGTREKLKACQGQYETMELLRAIEPRYMQEGFLVREVLDVPVSERDIESEHHVQLKRWRKNHGELHWKSPPRMHGARAIMASEPPSHQDLRQNPTIIVESPLPPPQPTPQLQKGEKKGKEEKKKGSMKKTHPPVTEIPNPYNLPGDPKLPLRDPQLPLRDPQLTLRDSPVQKPLVNDTPLPNTPKDSHLPQQPALNDQPALNDQPVFNDQSLLKESPLQKSRQSLSSTEADHQDTYL, encoded by the exons ATGCTGAGCAACTGGGACAAATGGATGGTCAAGAGACACAAAAAG GTGAGACTGCGGTGCCAGAAAGGAATCCCTCCCTCACTGCGAGGCCGTGCTTGGCTCTACCTGTCAGGAGGAAAAGTGAAGAGGGAACAGAACCGGGGGAAGTTCGAG GAGCTGGACAGTCAGGCTGGAGACCCAAAAGAGCTGGATGTGATTGAGAAAGACCTGCACAGACAGTTCCCCTTCCATGAGATGTTTGTATCACGAGGCGGCCACGG acagcaggaCCTGTTCCGTGTTCTGAAGGCCTACACGCTGTACAGGCCAGAGGAGGGCTACTGTCAAGCCCAGGCCCCCATtgctgctgtgctgctcatgcacaTGCCTGCTGAG GATGCATTCTGGGGGCTGGTCCAAATTTGTGAGAAGTACCTCCCAGGATACTACAGTGCAGGGCTG gaggccatCCAGTTAGATGGAGAGATCCTGTATGCTTTGACGCGGCGTGTCTCCCCCCTAACCTACCGCCACCTGGAGAAACATAAAATAGAGGCCATCCTCTACATGACAGAGTGGTTCATGTGTGCCTTTTCCCGCACCCTGCCCTGGGCCTCAGTACTCCGTGTCTGGGACATGTTCCTCTGTGACG GTGTGAAGATAATTTTCCGGGTGGGCCTGGTGCTGCTGAAGTGCATGCTGGGTACTCGTGAGAAGCTGAAGGCGTGTCAGGGCCAGTATGAGACCATGGAGCTGCTGAGGGCCATAGAGCCACGCTACATGCAGGAGGGCTTCCTCGTCCGGGAG GTTCTGGATGTGCCTGTGTCAGAGCGGGACATTGAGAGCGAGCACCATGTTCAGCTGAAGCGCTGGAGGAAGAACCATGGTGAGCTCCACTGGAAGTCCCCTCCCAGAATGCACGGTGCCAGGGCTATCATGGCCTCGGAGCCTCCCAGTCACCAGGACCTTCGTCAGAACCCCACCATCATCGTCGAGTCGCCCCTGCCTCCCCCTCAGCCCACCCCTCAGCTGCagaagggagagaagaagggcaaagaggagaagaagaaaggaAGTATGAAGAAAACCCATCCTCCTGTCACGGAGATCCCCAACCCTTATAATTTACCTGGTGACCCTAAGCTTCCACTCAGAGATCCTCAGCTTCCACTCAGAGATCCTCAGCTTACTCTGAGAGACTCACCAGTACAGAAGCCCCTCGTCAATGACACACCCCTCCCAAacacacctaaagactctcacctGCCCCAACAACCAGCTCTTAATGACCAACCAGCCCTCAACGACCAACCAGTCTTTAACGACCAGTCTCTTCTCAAAGAGTCGCCCCTCCAGAAGTCCAGACAGAGCCTGAGTAGCACAGAGGCAGATCATCAGGACACATACCTGTAG